In Helianthus annuus cultivar XRQ/B chromosome 8, HanXRQr2.0-SUNRISE, whole genome shotgun sequence, a single genomic region encodes these proteins:
- the LOC110873400 gene encoding heterogeneous nuclear ribonucleoprotein 1, producing the protein MAIQHGIVEKIEPDFGKLFIGGISWDTDEGRLKEYFGSYGEVIEAVIMRDRITGRARGFGFVVFADSAVAERVVMEKHMIDGRTVEAKKAVPREDHHGLNRTNGSVQGSPGPAGRTKKIFVGGLASTVTESDFKKYFDQFGGITDVVVMYDHNTQRPRGFGFITFDSEAAVDRVLIKTFHELNGKMVEVKRAVPKELSPGPNRSPLVGFNYGLTRPNAFITSTYPQGFNMSPIGGYGSRTDSRFSPIGGGRTGFSPFGSSGYGMGMNLEPALSPGAFGTASNNMRYGRVMSPYFGGNSNRYIAPIGYNQNNVRNESFINSSTRNVWGNGGLTIPNGSGAYFGNGSGSGGFGVFGNGPNWGSSPISTQGGVSSSGYNGGGIGPIGGPENSYGLTLGRNGPSVGHEGPYGNLYRGGSPYGDPTWQSSSNDLDGSGPGSFSYGLDSSEDVGNYSIANRQTNRGIAT; encoded by the exons ATGGCAATTCAACATGGGATTGTGGAAAAGATTGAACCGGATTTCGGTAAACTGTTTATTGGTGGGATTTCTTGGGATACTGATGAGGGGAGATTGAAAGAGTATTTTGGTAGTTATGGTGAAGTGATTGAGGCTGTGATCATGCGCGATCGAATCACTGGGCGTGCTCGTGGGTTCGGTTTTGTGGTCTTTGCTGATTCGGCTGTTGCAGAGAGAGTTGTAATGGAGAAACATATGATTGATGGTAGAACA GTGGAAGCAAAGAAGGCAGTTCCGAGGGAAGACCACCATGGACTGAACCGAACCAATGGCAGCGTTCAAGGATCACCGGGTCCTGCAGGCCGTACAAAGAAGATATTTGTCGGCGGTTTAGCATCTACAGTCACCGAGAGTGATTTCAAGAAATATTTCGATCAGTTTGGTGGCATTACAGACGTAGTGGTGATGTACGACCACAACACTCAAAGGCCAAGAGGTTTTGGATTCATCACATTTGATTCAGAAGCAGCGGTTGATCGGGTATTAATTAAGACGTTTCATGAACTTAATGGTAAAATGGTTGAGGTCAAACGGGCAGTCCCAAAAGAGCTATCACCTGGGCCGAACCGGAGCCCGTTGGTTGGGTTTAACTACGGGTTAACCCGACCCAACGCATTCATCACTAGTACCTACCCTCAAGGTTTCAATATGAGCCCGATTGGAGGATACGGGAGTCGAACCGATAGTCGGTTTAGTCCAATTGGTGGAGGGCGAACCGGGTTTTCTCCGTTCGGGTCATCGGGTTATGGGATGGGAATGAATCTCGAGCCCGCTTTGAGCCCGGGTGCATTTGGAACAGCCTCTAATAATATGCGGTATGGGAGAGTTATGAGCCCGTATTTCGGTGGAAATTCAAATAGGTACATTGCACCAATCGGGTATAACCAAAATAATGTCAGAAACGAGTCGTTTATTAATTCATCAACCCGAAACGTCTGGGGGAACGGTGGGCTCACAATCCCAAACGGGTCAGGTGCGTATTTTGGAAACGGTTCAGGAAGTGGTGGTTTTGGAGTATTTGGAAACGGGCCGAATTGGGGTTCGTCTCCTATATCTACTCAAGGTGGAGTGAGCTCTTCTGGGTATAATGGTGGAGGCATTGGACCGATAGGGGGTCCAGAAAACAGCTACGGGCTCACACTTGGAAGAAACGGGCCCAGTGTAGGTCATGAAGGGCCTTATGGTAATTTGTACCGTGGTGGTTCACCGTATGGTGACCCAACTTGGCAGTCTTCGTCTAATGATCTAGACGGGTCTGGTCCGGGCTCATTCAGTTATGGGCTTGACAGTTCAGAAGATGTTGGAAACTATAGCATTGCAAATAGACAAACTAATAGGG GGATTGCTACATAG